The following are from one region of the Marinomonas sp. CT5 genome:
- a CDS encoding methyl-accepting chemotaxis protein: MKWQSLSIRSRMFSVLAVLLVVSTVVSVSTQALSTLDTELEQLKKDVLPTYLANLASQISTEITPLITASHLMTNDNFVEDWVRKGASDNQIAFIEAKLKSVKEIAGSDSTFYVLNGPNGLEYFGYEKDFFRTPLTDYPFKEFYPNFLATGQDYELNLEYEYKMLFINYRSDDLDPNTNKPYSVAGLGIKADKLINMVQKLKVGQQGRAMLVTSDGEVQAKGDSPFMEVVDKSHLSSLLNNKKDVVLDDVTINGQVYYLGSLWVPLLDRFVMLSVPKQQIMAPIYKQLQNAFLYSIVFILISLFILHFVIGSLTRPIVAIGKDVRYVSDSLDLNYQVKSSDKAEIGGLADAVNSLLSTLKSSLLTVNDAVKTTDGAIAGLHQQVDELSKASEAEKQSVDQIFNSTQDITEQSAQVKDLATKAGELSDQSNVELQQANKEVQSSLVFLEALEVDMLQSKTSLGELNDNIEKIVSVLDVISSISEQTNLLALNAAIEAARAGEHGRGFAVVSDEVRMLSQRTSESTNEIQSIITQLRSASTQVTSQMDVACEKSVQTLDSQKLVSEKVNALDDFLQQLFDMNEQVAERAGIQNASVEDINQHLSMLAAQSEQTTELFHQSRAATNAIGDEMHHLKEKVDLFKVT; this comes from the coding sequence ATGAAGTGGCAAAGTCTATCGATTAGAAGTCGCATGTTCTCTGTGCTCGCTGTGTTGCTGGTGGTTAGCACTGTGGTGTCTGTCAGCACTCAGGCTCTTTCCACTCTGGATACTGAGTTGGAACAGTTAAAAAAAGACGTTTTACCTACCTATCTGGCCAATTTGGCCTCGCAAATCAGTACGGAAATTACCCCGTTAATTACAGCCTCACATCTGATGACTAATGACAATTTTGTTGAAGATTGGGTGCGTAAAGGGGCGTCAGATAACCAGATTGCGTTTATAGAAGCTAAGTTGAAATCCGTGAAAGAGATCGCAGGAAGTGACTCGACGTTTTATGTGTTAAATGGGCCAAATGGGTTGGAATATTTTGGCTATGAAAAAGACTTTTTTAGGACGCCGTTAACGGACTACCCATTCAAAGAGTTCTATCCAAACTTTTTGGCGACAGGACAAGATTATGAACTGAATTTAGAATATGAATACAAGATGTTGTTTATTAACTATCGCAGTGATGATCTTGATCCAAACACTAATAAACCTTATTCCGTAGCAGGGCTTGGCATTAAAGCGGATAAGCTGATTAATATGGTTCAGAAGCTTAAAGTAGGACAGCAAGGTCGTGCCATGTTAGTAACAAGTGATGGTGAGGTTCAGGCAAAGGGTGATTCACCGTTTATGGAAGTGGTCGATAAAAGTCATCTTTCTAGCCTGTTAAACAACAAAAAGGACGTCGTACTCGATGATGTGACGATTAATGGGCAGGTTTATTATCTTGGCTCTTTATGGGTGCCTTTGTTGGATAGATTTGTGATGCTTTCTGTACCGAAGCAGCAAATTATGGCACCGATTTATAAGCAGCTGCAGAATGCCTTCCTTTATTCCATTGTTTTTATTTTAATTTCTTTGTTCATTCTTCATTTTGTGATCGGTTCTCTGACTCGTCCCATCGTTGCGATTGGCAAGGATGTTCGTTATGTGTCTGATAGCTTAGATCTTAATTATCAAGTCAAAAGCTCTGATAAGGCTGAAATTGGTGGTTTGGCCGATGCCGTTAACTCCTTGTTATCAACTTTGAAAAGTTCGCTTTTGACAGTGAATGATGCGGTTAAAACGACCGATGGTGCTATTGCTGGTTTGCATCAACAGGTGGATGAACTTTCCAAAGCCTCTGAGGCAGAGAAGCAATCGGTTGATCAAATTTTTAACTCTACCCAAGACATTACCGAGCAGAGTGCGCAGGTAAAAGATTTAGCCACCAAAGCGGGTGAATTGTCGGATCAAAGTAATGTCGAGCTTCAGCAAGCGAATAAAGAAGTTCAGAGCAGTTTGGTTTTTCTTGAAGCGCTGGAAGTGGATATGTTGCAAAGCAAAACCAGCTTAGGCGAGTTGAACGACAATATAGAGAAGATTGTTTCTGTTTTGGATGTGATCAGCTCGATTTCTGAACAGACTAATTTGCTGGCTCTTAATGCGGCCATCGAAGCCGCTCGGGCGGGCGAACATGGTCGCGGCTTTGCCGTGGTGTCGGATGAAGTTCGTATGTTGTCGCAGCGTACCAGCGAATCCACCAATGAAATTCAAAGTATCATTACTCAGTTAAGAAGCGCATCGACTCAAGTGACGTCACAGATGGATGTAGCCTGTGAAAAAAGCGTTCAGACCTTAGATAGTCAAAAATTGGTGTCAGAAAAAGTGAATGCACTTGATGACTTCTTACAGCAACTATTTGATATGAATGAACAGGTCGCCGAGCGGGCAGGCATTCAAAACGCTTCTGTGGAGGATATCAATCAACACTTATCTATGTTGGCAGCACAAAGCGAGCAGACAACTGAATTATTCCATCAGAGTCGAGCGGCGACGAATGCCATTGGCGATGAAATGCATCACCTTAAAGAGAAAGTGGATCTGTTTAAAGTGACTTGA
- a CDS encoding sigma-54 dependent transcriptional regulator, with product MTQNKILLVDDEPAFRELASRWLANQDYHVKTAASLAEAKLALAEFDADLVLLDLSMPPHFDPQVTLEAMDEFAGRPVIIITGHADRDLALKAIELGAWDFIAKPIDPDMLAVVVRRAITKTTLERELTQLKQVSGSAHGASAYIGHSVSSQKVRALVERIAPTDVRVLVTGPSGTGKEVISRTLHDLSHRAAKPFVSVHCGAIPAELLESELFGYVKGAFTGAEKDKVGLLSLADGGTLFLDEIGEMPLAMQVKLLRVLQEGTFFPVGGREQKHIDIRVISATNADLVEKVREGSFREDLYYRIKGVNIENQALSERLEDVPVLLQSFLQRLQNQQAMPLQLSPEAVQWFRDQAWPGNVRELKNALESVASICPQGQITMDDIQLLYPNGEKIRPTSVNLPTSDASLDEQVRDLEIRLITQALEKNQGNRTQAAKQLGISRQGLIKKIERYGLS from the coding sequence ATGACTCAAAATAAAATACTATTGGTTGATGACGAACCTGCTTTTCGTGAACTGGCAAGCCGTTGGTTGGCGAACCAAGATTACCATGTGAAAACGGCGGCAAGTTTAGCCGAAGCGAAATTGGCGTTAGCGGAATTTGATGCGGACTTGGTGTTATTGGATTTATCTATGCCGCCGCATTTTGATCCGCAAGTGACCTTGGAGGCGATGGATGAATTCGCTGGCCGCCCAGTGATTATTATCACAGGCCACGCCGATCGAGACTTGGCCTTAAAAGCCATTGAACTCGGGGCATGGGACTTCATTGCCAAGCCGATTGATCCTGATATGTTGGCCGTAGTGGTGCGTCGAGCCATCACCAAAACCACCTTAGAACGTGAATTAACTCAGTTAAAACAAGTGAGTGGATCCGCTCATGGGGCGTCAGCCTACATTGGTCATTCGGTGAGTTCGCAAAAGGTGAGGGCGCTGGTGGAGCGAATTGCGCCGACCGATGTACGTGTCTTGGTGACTGGGCCATCTGGTACTGGCAAAGAGGTCATTTCTCGTACCTTGCATGACTTGAGCCACCGCGCGGCCAAGCCGTTTGTGTCTGTTCACTGTGGTGCGATTCCAGCGGAATTGTTGGAAAGCGAGTTGTTTGGTTATGTGAAAGGTGCGTTCACTGGGGCGGAAAAAGACAAAGTCGGTTTATTGAGTTTAGCCGATGGTGGCACCTTGTTTTTGGATGAAATCGGCGAAATGCCATTGGCCATGCAGGTCAAGTTGCTGCGGGTGTTGCAGGAAGGCACTTTCTTTCCGGTGGGAGGACGAGAGCAGAAGCACATCGACATTCGAGTGATCTCAGCGACCAATGCCGATTTAGTGGAAAAGGTTCGCGAAGGCAGCTTCCGAGAGGACCTGTATTACCGTATTAAAGGCGTCAATATTGAAAACCAAGCACTGTCGGAGCGACTCGAAGATGTGCCTGTGTTGCTGCAATCCTTCTTGCAGCGTTTGCAAAATCAGCAAGCCATGCCACTCCAGCTGAGCCCCGAAGCCGTGCAATGGTTTCGTGATCAAGCTTGGCCTGGCAACGTTCGTGAATTGAAAAATGCGCTGGAAAGTGTGGCCTCTATTTGTCCACAGGGGCAAATCACGATGGACGATATTCAACTCTTGTATCCAAATGGCGAGAAAATTCGTCCAACGTCGGTTAATTTGCCAACAAGTGACGCTTCGCTGGATGAACAGGTGCGTGATCTTGAAATTCGTTTGATTACCCAAGCCTTAGAAAAGAATCAAGGCAACCGCACTCAAGCGGCTAAGCAATTAGGGATTTCTCGACAAGGCTTGATTAAAAAAATCGAGCGCTATGGGTTGTCATAA
- a CDS encoding M20 family metallopeptidase: protein MPDSSSQGRQLALDYAVQNIADGQFFETLQRRVAYQSESQNPDALPELARYLSEEILPYLEMLGFHCDIFDNPIAGCPPLLIGTRIEDPSLPTLLTYGHGDVTNGQAERWQTGTHPWQLTQHGDQLFGRGTADNKGQHTINLMALEAVLKVRKGKLGYNLKVLFEMSEEVGSKGLEQFCQLHKEALSADLFLASDGPRLNAKTPTIFLGSRGVWQFRLRCKTENGARHSGNWGGIITNTAIRLQHALATLVSPQGKVIPDCLRAPFPEGLTADMMRALPVGGYAGDPELNDNWGEPQLSLGERLFGCNTLEVIALGAGDVNKPIGAIPDLAEAVCHLRTVPGTDHNIVENLSAYLKEKGFADIEVIVEGGYSATRLDPNHPWVSFVQSSMNASLGQETTVLPNLGGTIPNHCFADVLGLPTVWMPHSYPSCKQHAPDEHLLVSVAEQGLAAAAGVFWDLADFQVVSK from the coding sequence ATGCCAGATTCATCCTCACAAGGGCGTCAGTTGGCTTTGGATTATGCTGTCCAAAATATAGCAGATGGGCAATTTTTTGAGACATTACAACGTCGTGTCGCTTATCAATCAGAAAGTCAAAATCCGGATGCCTTACCTGAGCTGGCTCGTTATCTAAGTGAAGAGATTCTCCCATACCTAGAAATGTTGGGTTTTCACTGTGACATATTCGACAATCCTATTGCTGGCTGCCCGCCGTTATTGATTGGTACTAGAATAGAAGACCCGAGCTTACCAACCTTACTTACTTACGGGCATGGTGATGTAACCAATGGGCAGGCTGAACGTTGGCAAACAGGGACGCACCCATGGCAGCTGACTCAGCACGGTGATCAACTATTTGGACGTGGTACAGCAGACAATAAAGGTCAGCACACCATCAATCTGATGGCTTTGGAAGCGGTGTTAAAGGTTCGAAAAGGCAAGTTGGGATACAACCTAAAAGTCTTGTTCGAAATGAGTGAGGAAGTAGGTTCAAAAGGTCTTGAACAATTCTGTCAATTGCATAAAGAAGCATTGAGTGCAGACTTATTTTTAGCGTCCGATGGGCCGCGCTTAAATGCTAAAACACCAACTATCTTTTTAGGCTCTCGTGGTGTTTGGCAGTTTCGTTTGCGTTGTAAAACGGAAAATGGTGCGCGTCATTCTGGGAACTGGGGCGGTATTATTACCAATACGGCTATTCGACTACAACATGCTTTAGCGACACTGGTTTCGCCGCAAGGTAAGGTTATTCCTGATTGTTTGCGAGCACCTTTTCCAGAAGGGCTTACCGCTGACATGATGCGAGCTTTACCGGTTGGCGGGTATGCAGGTGATCCTGAACTAAATGACAATTGGGGGGAGCCACAACTGTCTCTGGGAGAACGTTTGTTTGGTTGTAACACTCTTGAAGTCATTGCGTTAGGTGCGGGTGATGTTAACAAACCGATTGGCGCGATTCCTGATCTTGCTGAAGCGGTATGTCATCTTCGTACTGTACCGGGTACGGATCACAATATAGTCGAAAATCTGTCTGCGTATTTGAAAGAAAAAGGTTTTGCTGATATCGAAGTGATTGTTGAGGGCGGGTACAGTGCAACGCGTCTTGATCCTAATCACCCGTGGGTAAGCTTTGTTCAGTCATCAATGAATGCTTCGTTAGGACAAGAGACTACCGTACTACCGAACTTAGGAGGAACCATACCAAATCATTGTTTTGCTGATGTGCTTGGTTTGCCTACGGTTTGGATGCCGCATTCATATCCTTCTTGTAAACAACATGCTCCAGATGAACATTTGCTTGTCAGTGTGGCTGAGCAAGGTTTGGCTGCGGCAGCGGGCGTTTTTTGGGACTTAGCTGATTTTCAAGTAGTTTCAAAATAG
- a CDS encoding LysR family transcriptional regulator: protein MHEIPLKYFHSVAKTGSLSAASEELHVAVSAISRQITQLEERLQLTLFERKARGMTLTPAGEVLYTYSLRNVLEFKNVVSEMRGLSNIQQQSVVIACPEGMAWDFLPNVIATFRVKYPAARFSLKVVESSRASQLVREGSVDAAFTFNLQPEQGVEVSMQVPSPIIAMLSKHHPLAHQKSISVKDLVDYPIATSGAGTTVGYLFDIACHVEGVQIIPALSSESVGSIYTFASESENAIALCGELTVARRAKQDGLVIRPMREPSLAQRSLQVQVMSGRQLPAIVQYFLTHLTESLKKAS from the coding sequence ATGCATGAGATTCCACTTAAATATTTCCATTCGGTTGCCAAAACAGGCTCCCTTTCTGCCGCCTCGGAAGAGCTGCATGTGGCAGTATCTGCCATCAGCCGTCAAATCACACAACTGGAAGAACGGCTGCAACTGACACTGTTTGAGCGCAAAGCACGAGGGATGACACTCACACCTGCAGGCGAAGTGCTGTACACCTACTCACTACGCAACGTCTTAGAATTTAAAAATGTTGTCTCAGAAATGCGTGGGCTCAGTAACATCCAACAACAGTCTGTTGTCATTGCTTGTCCAGAGGGGATGGCTTGGGACTTCTTACCCAATGTCATTGCGACGTTTCGGGTTAAATACCCAGCCGCGAGGTTTTCCTTAAAAGTGGTAGAGTCTAGCCGAGCTTCACAGCTGGTCAGAGAAGGGAGTGTAGACGCAGCTTTCACCTTTAACTTGCAACCAGAGCAAGGAGTCGAGGTCTCCATGCAAGTCCCCTCTCCCATCATTGCCATGCTATCTAAACATCACCCTCTTGCTCATCAAAAATCGATTAGCGTCAAAGACTTAGTCGATTACCCTATTGCAACATCAGGCGCAGGTACAACAGTTGGCTATTTATTTGATATCGCCTGCCATGTGGAAGGAGTACAGATTATTCCAGCCTTATCGAGCGAATCGGTTGGCTCCATCTATACCTTTGCCAGCGAAAGTGAAAATGCCATTGCTTTATGTGGAGAATTAACGGTAGCGCGACGAGCCAAGCAAGACGGACTGGTCATCAGACCAATGCGCGAGCCTTCTTTAGCCCAGCGTAGCTTGCAAGTGCAAGTTATGTCAGGAAGGCAGTTACCAGCTATCGTACAATACTTTCTCACTCACCTAACCGAGTCACTTAAAAAAGCCAGTTAA